One window of Dechloromonas sp. ZY10 genomic DNA carries:
- the glp gene encoding gephyrin-like molybdotransferase Glp, which produces MLSFEHALETLLAAAQPVSEMRSLPLTGCLGRVLARAQTSTVNAPPLDNSAMDGYAVRVADLAAAGEGTPVRLPVSQRIPAGTVGTPLQPGSAARIFTGAPIPAGADAVVMQERCEAAADGSGDVLIKQLPRSGENIRRAGEDIAVGNEILAAGRKLRPQDIALAATAGLPELPVFRRVRVGIFFTGDELVAPGEPLPPGAIYNSNRYALRTLLEGLGCEVRDLGAVPDRLDATREALRRAADDNDLVITSGGVSVGEEDHVKPAVEAEGRLDLWKIAIKPGKPLAFGEIHRAGNAADKAWFVGLPGNPVSAMVTFLMLVRPFILRLQGVVEVKPKTYRLRADYDWPRPDARRDFLRARLNEQGGVELYPHQGSGVVTSLVWGDGLVANVPGQAVQRGELVEFIPFAELLS; this is translated from the coding sequence ATGCTTTCCTTCGAACACGCCCTGGAAACCCTGCTCGCTGCCGCCCAGCCGGTCAGCGAAATGCGTTCGTTGCCGCTCACCGGCTGCCTTGGCCGGGTTCTGGCCCGGGCCCAGACGTCCACGGTCAACGCGCCACCGCTCGATAATTCGGCGATGGACGGCTACGCCGTGCGCGTCGCCGACCTCGCTGCCGCCGGGGAGGGAACGCCGGTACGTTTGCCGGTCAGCCAGCGGATTCCCGCCGGCACGGTCGGCACGCCGCTGCAGCCGGGTAGCGCCGCACGCATCTTCACTGGCGCGCCGATTCCGGCGGGGGCCGACGCGGTGGTGATGCAGGAGCGTTGCGAAGCCGCCGCCGACGGCTCCGGTGACGTGCTGATCAAGCAACTGCCGCGCAGCGGCGAAAACATTCGCCGTGCCGGCGAGGACATCGCCGTCGGCAATGAAATCCTCGCCGCCGGGCGCAAACTGCGGCCGCAAGACATTGCCTTGGCCGCTACCGCTGGCTTGCCGGAACTGCCGGTGTTCCGCCGCGTGCGGGTCGGCATTTTCTTCACCGGCGACGAACTGGTGGCACCGGGCGAGCCGCTACCGCCGGGCGCAATCTACAACTCCAACCGCTACGCGCTGCGTACCCTGCTCGAAGGGCTCGGCTGCGAAGTGCGCGACCTCGGCGCCGTGCCCGACCGTCTCGATGCGACCCGCGAAGCTTTACGCCGCGCCGCCGACGACAACGACCTGGTGATCACCAGCGGCGGCGTCTCGGTCGGCGAGGAAGATCACGTCAAGCCGGCGGTCGAGGCCGAAGGCCGCCTCGACCTGTGGAAGATCGCGATCAAGCCGGGCAAGCCGCTGGCTTTCGGCGAAATCCACCGCGCTGGCAACGCCGCCGACAAAGCCTGGTTCGTCGGCCTGCCCGGCAACCCGGTTTCGGCGATGGTCACCTTCCTGATGCTGGTGCGCCCCTTCATCCTGCGCCTGCAGGGCGTCGTCGAGGTCAAACCCAAGACCTACCGCTTGCGTGCCGACTACGACTGGCCGCGCCCGGATGCCCGCCGCGATTTCCTGCGTGCCCGCCTCAACGAGCAGGGGGGGGTCGAACTCTATCCGCACCAGGGCTCCGGGGTCGTCACCTCACTGGTCTGGGGCGACGGCCTGGTCGCCAATGTGCCGGGGCAGGCCGTACAGCGCGGCGAACTGGTCGAATTCATCCCCTTTGCGGAGTTGCTGTCGTGA
- a CDS encoding ATP-dependent DNA helicase → MASLSDIFSPAGPLAQSIGGYRIRPQQLEMAERIAAAIKGHEVFIAEAGTGTGKTFAYLVPALLSGGKVIVSTGTKTLQDQLFNKDLPLVRQALKAPVRIALLKGRANYVCPYHLERALLDGRFFNREDAADARRISTFAKATQSGDKAECIEVNENSPVWSQVTSTRDNCLGQDCPNNKDCFVLKARREAMEADLVVVNHHLFFADVMLRDEGMAELLPMCNTVIFDEAHQLPEVATLFFGDSVSTSQVVDLARDTRAEGLLSARDCLDLQDGSKRVEKVARDLRLAIGADTGRFSHGQLLEHAEFEPAMQTLDEELAVFAKILEGQAQRSEGLEKCWQRALELQQMFAAWQSLTDTGYVRWAEAYTQSLQLNSTPLDVASIFRKQMGGHPRAWIFTSATLAVRGGFVHYCAELGLGKPDSACWQSPFDYGQQAVLYAPLGMPDPNAWNYTDAVVDAAFPALKAAGGGAFFLCTSLRAMRRTHELLKARLEDEGLELPLLVQGEGSKTELLERFRRLGNAVLVGSQSFWEGVDVRGEALSLVVIDKIPFAPPDDPVLSARIEQMKREGRNAFIDYQLPRAVINVKQGAGRLIRDESDRGVLMICDPRLTGKPYGRLVWQSLPPMKRTRELQVVLDFFAASRS, encoded by the coding sequence TTGGCTTCCCTGTCCGACATTTTTTCGCCCGCCGGCCCGCTCGCCCAGTCGATTGGCGGTTACCGCATCCGCCCGCAGCAGCTGGAAATGGCCGAGCGCATCGCCGCCGCGATCAAGGGTCATGAAGTATTTATCGCCGAGGCCGGCACCGGCACTGGCAAGACCTTTGCCTATCTGGTGCCGGCGCTGCTCTCGGGCGGCAAGGTGATCGTCTCGACCGGAACCAAGACGCTGCAGGACCAGTTGTTCAACAAGGACTTGCCGCTGGTGCGCCAGGCCTTGAAAGCACCGGTGCGGATCGCGCTGCTCAAGGGGCGGGCCAACTACGTTTGCCCCTATCACCTTGAGCGGGCGCTGCTCGATGGCCGTTTCTTCAACCGCGAGGACGCCGCCGACGCGCGCCGCATCTCGACCTTCGCCAAGGCCACGCAAAGCGGCGACAAGGCCGAGTGCATCGAGGTCAACGAAAACTCGCCGGTGTGGTCGCAAGTAACCTCGACCCGCGACAACTGTCTCGGCCAGGACTGCCCGAACAACAAGGACTGCTTCGTGCTCAAGGCGCGGCGCGAGGCGATGGAAGCCGATCTGGTGGTGGTCAATCACCACCTCTTCTTCGCCGACGTGATGTTGCGCGACGAGGGTATGGCCGAACTGCTGCCGATGTGCAACACGGTGATCTTCGACGAAGCCCACCAGTTGCCCGAGGTGGCGACGCTGTTCTTCGGCGACAGCGTGTCCACTTCGCAAGTTGTCGACCTGGCCCGCGATACCCGTGCCGAGGGCCTGCTCAGCGCCCGCGACTGCCTCGACCTGCAGGACGGCAGCAAGCGCGTCGAAAAAGTGGCGCGCGACCTGCGCCTGGCGATTGGCGCCGACACCGGCCGCTTCTCCCACGGTCAACTGCTCGAACATGCCGAATTCGAGCCGGCGATGCAGACGCTGGACGAAGAACTGGCGGTCTTCGCCAAGATTCTCGAAGGCCAGGCGCAACGTTCCGAAGGTCTGGAAAAATGCTGGCAGCGGGCGCTCGAACTGCAGCAGATGTTCGCCGCCTGGCAGAGCCTGACCGATACCGGCTACGTGCGTTGGGCCGAAGCCTACACCCAGTCGCTGCAACTCAATTCGACGCCGCTCGACGTCGCCAGTATTTTCCGCAAGCAGATGGGCGGCCACCCACGTGCCTGGATTTTCACCTCGGCGACGCTGGCGGTACGCGGCGGTTTCGTCCACTACTGCGCCGAACTCGGACTCGGCAAGCCGGACAGCGCCTGCTGGCAGAGTCCTTTCGATTACGGCCAGCAGGCGGTGCTCTACGCACCGCTCGGGATGCCCGACCCGAATGCCTGGAACTACACCGACGCCGTCGTCGACGCGGCATTTCCGGCGCTGAAGGCGGCCGGCGGCGGCGCCTTCTTTTTGTGTACCAGCCTGCGCGCGATGCGCCGCACGCATGAACTGCTCAAGGCCCGGCTGGAAGACGAGGGGCTCGAATTGCCGCTGCTGGTCCAGGGCGAGGGGAGCAAGACCGAGTTGCTGGAACGCTTCCGGCGCCTGGGCAACGCGGTGCTGGTCGGCAGCCAGAGCTTCTGGGAAGGCGTCGATGTCCGTGGCGAAGCGCTATCGCTGGTGGTGATCGACAAGATTCCGTTCGCGCCGCCCGACGACCCGGTGCTCTCGGCGCGGATCGAGCAGATGAAGCGCGAAGGCCGTAACGCCTTCATCGACTACCAGCTGCCACGCGCGGTAATCAACGTCAAGCAGGGCGCCGGCCGCCTGATCCGCGACGAAAGCGACCGCGGCGTACTGATGATCTGCGACCCCCGGCTGACCGGCAAACCCTACGGCCGCCTGGTCTGGCAGAGCCTGCCGCCGATGAAGCGAACGCGCGAACTGCAGGTGGTGCTCGATTTTTTTGCTGCGTCGCGCAGCTGA
- the lysS gene encoding lysine--tRNA ligase, giving the protein MTDTTPATAPQDENQLIAERRAKLAEWRQGGQAFPNDFLRENVAGKLHELYGEKSGEELEGLPVEVKVAGRMMLKRVMGKASFATLQDVSGRIQVYVARDKVNEDVYASFKGWDLGDILGVVGTLMKTKTGELTIQASEIRLLTKSLRPLPDKFHGLADQEMKYRQRYVDLIMNEETRFTFRARSAIVQSIRNYMCGHGFMEVETPMMHPIPGGASAKPFITHHNALDMQQFLRIAPELYLKRLVVGGFEKVFEINRNFRNEGLSPRHNPEFTMMEFYEAYANYHTLMDFTEGLLRHAAREALGKEVFVYQGRELDLSKPFHRLTICQAIQRQHPEFSDAELADAEFLKAKIKHFGEPVKAGGLGSLQLQLFEACAEAHCWEPTFIIDYPVEVSPLARASDSNPEITERFELFIVGREIANGFSELNDAEDQAARFMEQAKAKDAGDEEAMYYDADFIRALEYGLPPTGGCGIGIDRLIMLLTDSPAIRDVILFPSMRPE; this is encoded by the coding sequence ATGACCGACACCACTCCGGCCACTGCCCCGCAAGACGAGAACCAACTGATCGCCGAACGCCGCGCCAAGCTCGCTGAATGGCGCCAGGGCGGCCAGGCCTTCCCGAACGATTTCCTGCGCGAGAACGTCGCCGGCAAGCTGCACGAACTGTACGGCGAAAAATCCGGCGAAGAACTCGAAGGGCTGCCGGTTGAGGTCAAGGTCGCCGGCCGCATGATGCTCAAGCGGGTTATGGGCAAGGCTTCGTTCGCAACGCTGCAGGACGTTTCCGGCCGCATCCAGGTCTACGTTGCCCGCGACAAGGTCAATGAGGACGTCTACGCCAGCTTCAAGGGCTGGGACCTCGGCGACATTCTCGGCGTGGTCGGTACGCTGATGAAGACCAAGACCGGCGAACTGACCATCCAGGCCAGCGAAATCCGCCTGCTGACCAAGTCGCTGCGCCCGTTGCCGGACAAGTTCCACGGCCTCGCCGATCAGGAAATGAAGTATCGCCAGCGTTACGTCGACCTGATCATGAACGAGGAAACCCGCTTCACCTTCCGCGCCCGTTCGGCCATCGTCCAGTCGATTCGCAACTACATGTGCGGCCACGGCTTCATGGAAGTCGAAACCCCGATGATGCACCCGATCCCCGGCGGTGCCTCGGCCAAGCCCTTCATCACCCATCACAACGCGCTCGACATGCAGCAGTTCCTGCGCATCGCACCCGAGCTCTACCTCAAGCGACTGGTGGTTGGCGGTTTCGAGAAGGTTTTCGAAATCAACCGCAACTTCCGCAACGAAGGCCTCTCGCCGCGCCACAACCCCGAATTCACGATGATGGAGTTCTACGAGGCGTACGCGAACTACCACACGCTGATGGACTTCACCGAAGGCCTGCTGCGCCACGCCGCACGCGAAGCGCTGGGCAAGGAAGTCTTTGTTTACCAGGGCCGCGAACTCGACCTCTCCAAGCCTTTCCACCGCCTGACCATCTGCCAGGCGATCCAGCGCCAGCACCCGGAGTTTTCCGACGCCGAACTGGCTGATGCCGAGTTCCTCAAGGCCAAGATCAAGCACTTCGGTGAGCCGGTCAAGGCCGGCGGCCTGGGCAGCCTGCAGCTGCAACTGTTCGAAGCCTGTGCCGAAGCCCATTGCTGGGAGCCGACCTTCATCATCGACTACCCGGTCGAAGTCAGCCCGCTGGCCCGCGCCTCGGACAGCAACCCGGAAATCACCGAGCGTTTCGAACTGTTCATCGTCGGCCGCGAAATCGCCAACGGCTTCTCCGAGTTGAACGACGCCGAAGACCAGGCAGCCCGCTTCATGGAACAGGCCAAGGCCAAGGATGCTGGCGACGAAGAGGCGATGTATTACGACGCCGACTTCATCCGGGCGCTCGAATATGGCCTGCCCCCGACTGGCGGCTGCGGCATCGGGATTGACCGTCTGATCATGTTGCTGACGGATAGCCCGGCGATTCGTGACGTCATCCTCTTCCCCTCAATGCGCCCCGAGTGA
- the mobB gene encoding molybdopterin-guanine dinucleotide biosynthesis protein B yields MKVFGIAGWSGSGKTTLLEKVIPCLSARGLKVSVVKHAHHGFDIDRPGKDSYRHREAGATEVLLSCGDRWALMHERRDEPEPTLDELLGHLSPCDLVLIEGFKQEPVPKLEIHRPEHGKPVLYPERADIVAVASNAPLVCDRPLLPLDDAEAVAAFIVSYLSLN; encoded by the coding sequence ATGAAAGTTTTCGGTATCGCCGGCTGGTCCGGCTCCGGCAAGACCACCTTGCTGGAAAAAGTCATCCCCTGCCTGAGCGCGCGCGGCCTCAAGGTCTCGGTGGTCAAGCACGCGCACCATGGTTTCGATATTGACCGTCCGGGCAAGGATTCCTACCGCCACCGCGAGGCCGGCGCGACCGAGGTGCTGCTCTCCTGCGGCGACCGCTGGGCGCTGATGCACGAACGCCGCGACGAGCCGGAGCCGACCCTGGACGAGCTGCTCGGCCATCTGTCGCCCTGCGACCTGGTGCTGATCGAGGGCTTCAAGCAGGAGCCGGTGCCCAAACTCGAAATTCACCGTCCCGAGCACGGCAAGCCGGTGCTCTACCCGGAGCGCGCCGACATTGTCGCCGTCGCCAGCAACGCGCCGCTGGTCTGCGATCGGCCGCTGCTGCCGCTCGACGATGCCGAGGCGGTCGCCGCCTTCATCGTTTCCTATTTGTCCCTGAACTGA